The region CATGGTGCGAACCTCCCTAGCGCAGGCGAACCGGCGCCCCGAGGCGTGACCGGGCATGTTCGCTCAGACAAAGTACAGCGACCGGGCGGCTGATGTCGTTGATTGTGGAACTATTCGTCGGACCGTATCGGCTCTGGCAGTCTGGTGGGGTGACGGTTGAAGCCATTCGCTCGGGAATCGACCTGAGCCACGTCGACTCCAATGCCCGCCCCCAAGATGACCTGTTCGGCCATGTCAACGGCCGCTGGTTGGCCGAATACGCCATCCCGGCCGACCGCGCGACCGACGGCGCGTTCCGGTCGCTGTACGACCGCGCCGAGGAACAGGTCCGCGACCTCATCACCGAGGCGGCGGCGTCGGGCGCCGCGAAAGGCACCGACGAACAGCGCATCGGCGATCTGTACGCCAGCTTCATGGACGAGGAGACGGTGGCGGAGCGCGGTGTGCAACCGCTGCTCGACGAACTGGCCGCGATCGACGCCGCGCAGACCCCGGATGCGTTGGCGGCGGTCATCGGCGCGCTGCAGCGCAGCGGCGTCGGCGGCGGCACCGGCGTGTACGTCGACACCGACTCCAAGAACTCGACCCGCTATCTGGTGCACCTCAGCCAGTCCGGCTTGGGCCTGCCCGACGAGTCGTATTACCGCGAGGAGCAGCACGCCGAGATCCTCGCCGCGTACCCGAAGCACATCGCCGCGATGTTCGCGCTCGTCTACGGCGGCGACCACACCGAGACGGCCGCCCGCATCGTCGCACTGGAGACCAAGTTGGCGGCCGCGCACTGGGACGTCGTGAAGCGCCGCGACGCCGACCTCACCTACAACCTGCGGACCTTCGCCGATCTGCCCGCCGAAGCACCGGGATTCGACTGGGCGGGCTGGATCACCGCGATGGGTGCCACCCTGGATCAGGTCGCGGAAGTCGTTGTGCGTCAACCGGATTACCTGACTGCCTTCTCCGAGTCGTGGTCGGCTGAGGACTTCGAGGACTGGAAGAGCTGGGCCCGCTGGCGGCTGATCCGGGCGCGCGCATCGGTGCTGACCGACGACCTGGTGGCGCAGGACTTCGAGTTCTACGGCCGACTGCTGAGCGGCACCGAGCAGATCCGCGACCGGTGGAAGCGCGCGGTGTCGGTGGTCGAAGGTCTGATGGGCGACGCCGTCGGCAAGCTCTATGTCGAGCGGCATTTCCCGCCGGAAGCCAAGGCGCGCATGGACGAACTGGTGGCCAACCTGCGCGAGGCCTACCGCGTCAGCATCAACGAACTCGAGTGGATGACGCCGGAAACCCGCGAGAAGGCGCTGGCCAAGCTCGACAAGTTCACCCCGAAGATCGGCTATCCGGCCAAGTGGCGGGACTATTCGAAGCTCGTCATCGAACGCGACGACCTCTACGGCAACTACCGCCGCGGACACGAGATCGAATCGGACCGCGAACTCGCGAAACTCGGCGGACCGGTCGACCGCGACGAGTGGTTCATGACGCCGCAGACCGTCAACGCCTACTACAACCCGGGGATGAATGAAATCGTCTTCCCCGCAGCGATTCTGCAACCGCCGTTCTTCGACGCCGACGCCGACGACGCCGCCAACTACGGCGGCATCGGCGCGGTGATCGGGCATGAGATCGGGCACGGGTTCGACGATCAGGGCGCCAAGTACGACGGCGACGGCAATCTCGTCGACTGGTGGACCGACGCCGACCGAACCGAATTCGGCGCTCGGACAAAGGCTCTGATCGAGCAGTACGAGGAGTACACACCCCGCCAATTGAGCGCACACCACGACCGACATGTCAATGGCGCATTCACCGTCGGCGAGAACATCGGCGACCTCGGCGGCCTTTCGATCGCGCTGCTGGCCTACCGGCTCTCGCTCAAGGGCAAGGAGGCGCCGGTGATCGACGGCTTGACCGGCGAACAGCGGGTGTTCTTCGGCTGGGCGCAGGTGTGGCGCACCAAATCCCGTGACGCCGAGGCGATCCGACGGCTCGCGATCGATCCGCACTCACCGCCGGAGTTCCGCTGCAACGGCGTGATTCGCAACATGGACGCGTTCTACGACGCGTTCGACGTCAGCGAGTCCGACGCGTTGTACCTCGAACCGCAGCGGCGCGTGCGAATCTGGAACTAAACGAAAAAACCCCGACGCCGTGTCGGGGGTTTTTTCGTTTCAGTTTCTCTAGAACATCTGCCAGTCCGACGCGCCGTCGGGCTGGTTGTACAAACCCTTCGAGTTCTTGATCACGATCGGATCGCCACTGCCGAAGTTGTCGTAGAACCACTTCGCGTTCTCAGGGCTGATGTTGATGCAGCCGTGGCTCACGTTGCGTTTACCTTGATCGCTGACCGACCACGGCGCGCTGTGCACGAAGTTCCCGCTGTTGTCGATCCGGACGGCGAGTTGCACATTCAGCTTGTAGCCGTTGGGGGAGTTGACGGGAACGCCGTATGTCGAGGAGTCCATGACAATGGTCGGGAACTTCTCGAGCACGTAATACGTGCCGTTGGGGGTCGTGTGGCCGCCGGCCGCCATACCCATCGACACCGGGATCGTCTTCTCCACCTTTCCGTTGCGCACAACGGTCATCTGGTGCGTCGCGTCATCGATGGTCGCTACCAATTGCTCAGGAACGGTGAAACTCGACTTGGTGCCGCTGGCGTCGATGTTGACGACGGTGCCTGCAGGCCAGAAGTCCTGCGGCCGCCAGCGGACCTGGGTGTCGCTGGTCCAGTAGAAGCGGCCGGGCACCGGCGGGACCGACGAGATGTGGATCGCCTGCTCCGCCATCGCCCGGTCGGCGATCGGGCGGGCGAAGTTGATGTAGATCGGTTTAGCGGCGCCGACCTTGGACCCGTTCGTCGGGTTGAACGTCGGCGCCGCGAACACCGGGTCGCCGACGTACGGCGTCGGGTTTTGACCGGCCGGCGTGCCCTCGGGAATCGCCATCGGCTGCGCCGGGAACGGATTGAACGGCGCAGGCGGGGGCAGGGCGGGATCGGCGGGAGCGAACGGATCCGGCGGCGGCGCTGGGGCTGCGGCCGGATCGATCGGTGCCGGTGGCGGCGGAACCTCCGGGTCGGCCAGCGCCGACGGGCTGCCCAACGCCAGTCCACCGACAAGGCCAGCCGCCATCAGAGCGGTGACCAGTCTCCCCCTGATCCGCGTACCCATACGTCACCTCCAGTCACAAAAAACTTCGTCCAGTCTCGCACAACGAAAACACCGGCTGCCGCCGCGAGAATGCTGGCCGCATCTGTGCGAACGCCCAGCCCACGCCGCTGACCTGCATAGTCCATCGCCGCGGGGTGGCGAATGTTACTTCCTGCTGATTGCCTGAGGGACGTCGAACAGGGCGCGGGTGGCGGTGACACCGGTCAACGCGACCACCACCAGTACGGTCGACACCCCGATCATCGGCGCCAACCCGGCGTGCTCGTAGAGCAGCCCACCCGACAGCGAACCGGCCATGATGCCGACCTGGAAACCCGCGACGTACAGGCCCGACGCGCCGTCGGGGTCGTCCGGTGCGGTGCGCATCGCGGCCGCCTGCAGCATCGGCGGCAGCGCGGTGGACGCCGCACCCCACGCCACGATCGCCGACCCGCCGACGAGCAGCGCCACCAACCCGGTCGAGCGGTCGAACGCCAACGACGTCAGCACCACGAACGCCGAGGCCAGCACCGCCAGGCACGCGACCACCGAGGCGTGCGGCCACCGGTCCAGCGGGCGGGCCATCGCCGCCATCG is a window of Mycobacterium sp. 3519A DNA encoding:
- a CDS encoding M13 family metallopeptidase, producing MTVEAIRSGIDLSHVDSNARPQDDLFGHVNGRWLAEYAIPADRATDGAFRSLYDRAEEQVRDLITEAAASGAAKGTDEQRIGDLYASFMDEETVAERGVQPLLDELAAIDAAQTPDALAAVIGALQRSGVGGGTGVYVDTDSKNSTRYLVHLSQSGLGLPDESYYREEQHAEILAAYPKHIAAMFALVYGGDHTETAARIVALETKLAAAHWDVVKRRDADLTYNLRTFADLPAEAPGFDWAGWITAMGATLDQVAEVVVRQPDYLTAFSESWSAEDFEDWKSWARWRLIRARASVLTDDLVAQDFEFYGRLLSGTEQIRDRWKRAVSVVEGLMGDAVGKLYVERHFPPEAKARMDELVANLREAYRVSINELEWMTPETREKALAKLDKFTPKIGYPAKWRDYSKLVIERDDLYGNYRRGHEIESDRELAKLGGPVDRDEWFMTPQTVNAYYNPGMNEIVFPAAILQPPFFDADADDAANYGGIGAVIGHEIGHGFDDQGAKYDGDGNLVDWWTDADRTEFGARTKALIEQYEEYTPRQLSAHHDRHVNGAFTVGENIGDLGGLSIALLAYRLSLKGKEAPVIDGLTGEQRVFFGWAQVWRTKSRDAEAIRRLAIDPHSPPEFRCNGVIRNMDAFYDAFDVSESDALYLEPQRRVRIWN
- a CDS encoding L,D-transpeptidase family protein — its product is MGTRIRGRLVTALMAAGLVGGLALGSPSALADPEVPPPPAPIDPAAAPAPPPDPFAPADPALPPPAPFNPFPAQPMAIPEGTPAGQNPTPYVGDPVFAAPTFNPTNGSKVGAAKPIYINFARPIADRAMAEQAIHISSVPPVPGRFYWTSDTQVRWRPQDFWPAGTVVNIDASGTKSSFTVPEQLVATIDDATHQMTVVRNGKVEKTIPVSMGMAAGGHTTPNGTYYVLEKFPTIVMDSSTYGVPVNSPNGYKLNVQLAVRIDNSGNFVHSAPWSVSDQGKRNVSHGCINISPENAKWFYDNFGSGDPIVIKNSKGLYNQPDGASDWQMF